The Verrucomicrobiota bacterium genome segment AGAGATAGTTTACCCAGCCTGGGTTTGATTTATGCTTCGGGCGATGAGGCCGCCCGCCAAGATCAAGCCATGGTTGAGTCTGCCGCAGTTAACCGAGTGGGTCTGCGCCGCTTCGGCCGACGCCAACTTGTTGCGCAAGCGCCTGGTGGTGTGGCTGATGGCCCTCCACCCGTGTCACGCCCATCAAGTGGCCGCCCTACGGGGGGTCTCGGTCGTCAGCGTCTGGCGTTGGATCAGCCGTTATAACCGCGGCGGGCCGCAGGCGTTGCGGGCCTCGCGTCGCGGCGGGCGCCGTCGCGGCCACTTCGAGAGCCGAGCCAAGGAAGCCAGCACCTTAGCCGGCTTGGAGCCCCGGGCCTTAGCGGGCGATTTGCTCACGGCGGGTTCTATTTGCCAGGTGCTGGAGCAAGCCGCCGGCCACACCCTCTCCAGGCGCAGCGTCTACGAACTGCTGGCTCGACAGGACTGGCGCAAGTTGGCCCCGCGGCCGCCTCACCCGCGCACCACGCCCGAAGCCTTGGAGGCATATAAAAAAACTTCAGGGCCACCTGGCAAGCCGCCACAGCCAAGCTACGCCTGAAAGCGAGCCGGCCGCTGGGGTTATGGTTCCCGGACGAGGCCCGCTTTGGACGCATCTACGAGGGCCAACGCCGCTGCTGGGCCCCCTTTCCTCAGCGCCCCCATGCCGCCCGTCAGATCGTGCGCCAATACGTGTATGCCGTGGCGGCTGTTAGCCCCTTGGATGGCCGGCTCTGCAGCGTCATTTTGCCCTGGATGGACGCCAAGACCATGGCGATGGTCTTACGCGTCACGGCCCGAACCTTTGCCACCGAGCATTGCGTGATGTGCCTGGACCAAGCCGGCTGGCACACCGCCACCGCCTGGCGGGTGCCCCGAAGCATCACCCTTTGGAAGCTGCCGGCGCACAGCCCGGAGCTTAACCCCGTCGAGAGCCTCGGGAAGTATATTCGTGAGCACTACTTCGGCCAAACGGTGATCCCCTCGCTGGAGGCTGTCGAAGCCCGGCTGTGCAACGCCCTCCGTGAGCTGGATGAACAGCCGGAGGTGGTCAAATC includes the following:
- a CDS encoding transposase, translating into MKASRPLGLWFPDEARFGRIYEGQRRCWAPFPQRPHAARQIVRQYVYAVAAVSPLDGRLCSVILPWMDAKTMAMVLRVTARTFATEHCVMCLDQAGWHTATAWRVPRSITLWKLPAHSPELNPVESLGKYIREHYFGQTVIPSLEAVEARLCNALRELDEQPEVVKSLCGYSWIQVISTGSPPSDSPAIQQEAPPTPSPGKLSL
- a CDS encoding winged helix-turn-helix domain-containing protein yields the protein MLRAMRPPAKIKPWLSLPQLTEWVCAASADANLLRKRLVVWLMALHPCHAHQVAALRGVSVVSVWRWISRYNRGGPQALRASRRGGRRRGHFESRAKEASTLAGLEPRALAGDLLTAGSICQVLEQAAGHTLSRRSVYELLARQDWRKLAPRPPHPRTTPEALEAYKKTSGPPGKPPQPSYA